One part of the Pseudomonas leptonychotis genome encodes these proteins:
- a CDS encoding ABC transporter ATP-binding protein encodes MNRPHLELSGVGIDFPTDKGLYCALQNVNLKIDKGEFVSLIGHSGCGKSTVLNIVAGLYQATTGGVILDGREVNSPGPERAVVFQNHSLLPWLSCYENIELAVRQVFKGEKNRSEMRDWIEHNLSLVHMTHARDKRPSEISGGMKQRIGIARALAMQPKVLLMDEPFGALDALTRAHLQDSLMEIHADLGNTVIMITHDVDEAVLLSDRIVMMSNGPAASVGEILEVKLERPRERIAMAHDARYHEYRAAVLEFLYQKQVRPAA; translated from the coding sequence ATGAACCGTCCACACCTCGAACTGTCCGGCGTCGGTATCGATTTCCCCACCGACAAGGGCCTGTATTGCGCGCTGCAGAACGTCAACTTGAAGATCGACAAGGGCGAATTCGTCTCCTTGATCGGCCACTCCGGCTGCGGTAAATCCACCGTCCTGAACATCGTCGCCGGGCTTTATCAAGCCACCACCGGCGGGGTTATTCTCGACGGCCGCGAGGTCAACTCGCCCGGACCGGAACGCGCCGTGGTATTCCAGAACCACAGCCTGCTGCCCTGGTTATCCTGCTACGAGAACATTGAGCTGGCGGTACGCCAGGTGTTCAAAGGCGAAAAAAACCGCAGCGAAATGCGCGACTGGATCGAACACAACCTCTCTCTGGTGCACATGACCCACGCCCGCGACAAACGCCCCAGCGAGATATCCGGCGGCATGAAGCAGCGCATCGGCATTGCCCGTGCCCTGGCCATGCAGCCCAAAGTACTGCTGATGGATGAGCCCTTCGGCGCCCTCGACGCGTTGACCCGCGCGCACTTGCAGGACTCGCTGATGGAGATTCACGCCGACCTCGGCAACACGGTGATCATGATCACCCACGATGTCGACGAAGCTGTGCTGCTGTCGGACCGCATCGTGATGATGAGCAACGGTCCGGCCGCCAGCGTTGGCGAGATTCTTGAGGTCAAGCTGGAACGACCGCGCGAGCGCATCGCCATGGCCCATGACGCGCGCTACCACGAGTACCGCGCGGCGGTACTGGAGTTTCTCTACCAGAAGCAGGTGCGCCCCGCGGCCTGA
- a CDS encoding ABC transporter permease: MSNPAVAQTIQETLKTARAAAFKRWLPNLLMPTIGALAFLLFWQLVAGTIDTSLGKFPAPTQVATQFGALVNEHLREQKKADAFFERQEVRNAEKLAKNPDAKVSIRPYTGKPTFFKQILTSLYTVMTGFLIASIIAIPLGIVCGLSKPIYTAINPLIQIFKPVSPLAWLPLVTMVVSAVYTSSDPLFAKSFVTSAMTVALCCLWPTVINTTVGVANLDKDLQNVSRVLSLSPLSHVRRIVLPAAIPMIFTGLRLSLATGWMVLIAAEMLAQNPGLGKFIWDEFQNGSSNSLGRIMVAVVVIGLIGFALDRLMLALQRRVSWDKNADLR, encoded by the coding sequence ATGAGTAATCCAGCCGTCGCCCAGACTATTCAAGAAACCCTGAAAACCGCCCGCGCAGCTGCATTCAAGCGCTGGCTGCCGAACCTGTTGATGCCGACCATCGGCGCCCTGGCGTTTCTGCTGTTCTGGCAGTTAGTCGCCGGCACCATTGACACCAGCCTCGGCAAATTCCCAGCCCCAACCCAGGTGGCCACTCAGTTCGGCGCGCTGGTCAATGAACACCTGCGCGAACAGAAAAAGGCCGATGCCTTCTTCGAACGTCAAGAGGTGCGTAATGCCGAGAAGCTGGCCAAGAACCCCGACGCCAAGGTCAGCATTCGTCCGTACACCGGCAAACCGACCTTCTTCAAACAGATCCTCACCAGCCTGTACACGGTGATGACTGGCTTTCTGATCGCCTCGATCATTGCCATTCCGCTGGGCATCGTCTGCGGCCTGAGCAAACCCATCTACACCGCGATCAACCCGTTGATCCAGATTTTCAAACCGGTGTCGCCGCTGGCCTGGCTGCCCCTGGTAACCATGGTGGTCAGCGCCGTATACACCAGCAGTGACCCGCTGTTCGCCAAATCCTTCGTCACCTCCGCGATGACAGTGGCGCTGTGCTGCCTGTGGCCCACCGTGATCAACACCACTGTGGGCGTGGCCAACCTGGACAAGGACCTGCAAAACGTCAGCCGCGTGCTCAGCCTGTCGCCGCTCAGCCACGTGCGCCGAATCGTTCTGCCGGCCGCCATCCCGATGATTTTCACCGGCCTGCGCCTGTCGCTGGCCACCGGCTGGATGGTGCTGATTGCTGCCGAAATGCTCGCGCAGAACCCCGGCCTGGGCAAGTTCATCTGGGATGAATTCCAGAACGGCAGCTCCAACTCCCTGGGGCGGATCATGGTAGCGGTAGTGGTTATCGGCCTGATCGGTTTCGCCCTCGACCGCCTGATGCTCGCGCTGCAACGCCGCGTCAGCTGGGACAAAAACGCCGACCTGCGCTAA
- a CDS encoding CmpA/NrtA family ABC transporter substrate-binding protein, translating to MRHFNTRRSLLKKTLTGFGCVAALLLNPLSLQISLAAELEKDELKLGFIKLTDMAPLAIAYEKGFFEDEGLYVTLEAQANWKVLLDRVITGELDGAHMLAGQPLGATIGFGTKADIVTAFSMDLNGNGITMSNAVWEEMKKHVPMENGKPVHPIKADALKPVIEQYKAKGKPFNLGMVFPVSTHNYELRYWLAAGGINPGYYAPAKGDITGTLNADALLSVTPPPQMPATLEAGTISGYSVGEPWNQAAVFKGIGVPVITDYEIWKNNPEKVLGVSKEWADANPETHKRLVKALIRAGMWLDENNNANRAEAVEILARPEYVGADAKVIANSMTGTFEYEKGDKRAVPDFNVFFRYNATYPYYSDAIWYLTQMRRWGQVSDAKPDSWYFDIAKQVYLPAVYRSAADELIVEGKAKAEDFPPASEEGFRAPTNEFIDGLSYDGRKPNAYIEQFKIGLKADSAL from the coding sequence ATGCGTCATTTCAACACTCGCCGTTCGCTGCTGAAAAAAACCCTGACTGGCTTCGGCTGCGTCGCTGCCCTGTTGCTTAACCCGCTAAGCCTACAAATCAGCCTGGCTGCCGAGCTGGAAAAGGACGAACTCAAACTCGGCTTTATCAAGCTCACCGACATGGCCCCGCTGGCTATCGCTTACGAGAAAGGCTTCTTCGAAGACGAAGGGCTTTACGTCACCCTGGAAGCGCAAGCCAACTGGAAGGTGCTGCTGGACCGGGTCATCACTGGCGAGCTCGACGGCGCGCACATGCTCGCTGGCCAGCCCCTGGGCGCCACCATCGGCTTTGGCACCAAGGCCGATATCGTCACCGCATTTTCCATGGACCTCAACGGCAACGGCATCACCATGTCCAATGCCGTGTGGGAGGAAATGAAAAAGCACGTGCCGATGGAAAATGGCAAGCCGGTGCACCCAATCAAGGCTGATGCACTCAAGCCGGTCATTGAGCAATACAAAGCCAAGGGCAAGCCGTTCAACCTGGGCATGGTGTTCCCGGTCTCCACCCATAACTACGAACTGCGCTATTGGCTCGCCGCGGGTGGCATCAACCCGGGCTATTACGCCCCAGCCAAGGGTGACATCACCGGCACCTTGAACGCTGACGCCCTACTCTCGGTCACCCCGCCGCCGCAAATGCCCGCCACCCTGGAAGCCGGCACCATCAGCGGCTACAGCGTCGGTGAGCCGTGGAACCAGGCCGCCGTGTTCAAAGGCATTGGCGTACCGGTGATAACCGACTACGAAATCTGGAAGAACAACCCGGAGAAAGTTCTCGGCGTCTCCAAGGAATGGGCCGATGCCAACCCGGAAACCCACAAGCGCCTGGTCAAGGCACTGATCCGCGCTGGCATGTGGCTGGATGAAAACAACAACGCCAACCGCGCCGAAGCCGTGGAAATCCTGGCGCGCCCTGAATACGTGGGCGCCGATGCCAAGGTGATCGCCAACTCGATGACCGGCACCTTCGAGTACGAGAAAGGCGATAAACGCGCCGTACCCGACTTCAACGTGTTCTTCCGCTACAACGCCACCTACCCCTACTACTCCGACGCCATCTGGTACCTGACGCAAATGCGCCGCTGGGGCCAAGTCAGCGATGCCAAGCCCGATAGCTGGTACTTCGACATTGCCAAGCAGGTGTACCTGCCGGCGGTGTACCGCAGCGCTGCCGACGAGCTGATTGTCGAAGGCAAGGCCAAGGCTGAGGACTTTCCGCCGGCCAGCGAAGAAGGCTTCCGTGCGCCAACCAATGAGTTTATCGATGGCCTGAGCTACGACGGGCGCAAGCCCAACGCCTATATCGAACAATTCAAAATTGGTCTGAAAGCCGATTCCGCACTCTAA
- a CDS encoding transcriptional regulator, which translates to MLDVLQLKHSVNRMPLEKVRATVNELQLEGIVTEGKTPFSRVHFNTCFAEIEALLQRAGYHRQLDVVGYQGLAYAMFDPSRWAAVEVLRWLREFTEEAQRRPIAH; encoded by the coding sequence ATGCTCGACGTACTGCAGCTGAAACACAGCGTAAACCGCATGCCCTTGGAAAAAGTCCGGGCCACCGTCAATGAATTACAGCTTGAAGGCATCGTCACTGAGGGCAAAACACCGTTTTCCCGGGTGCACTTCAACACCTGTTTTGCCGAAATCGAAGCCTTGCTACAGCGTGCGGGCTACCACCGCCAATTGGATGTAGTCGGCTACCAAGGGTTGGCCTATGCCATGTTCGATCCATCGCGCTGGGCGGCTGTGGAGGTGCTGCGCTGGCTCAGGGAGTTCACAGAAGAAGCCCAGCGTCGCCCCATTGCACATTGA
- the alaC gene encoding alanine transaminase — MTDSRPPRRFARIDRLPPYVFNITAELKMAARRRGEDIIDFSMGNPDGPTPPHIVEKLVQVAQREDTHGYSTSRGIPRLRRAISRWYKDRYEVEIDPENEAIVTIGSKEGLAHLMLATLDHGDTVLVPNPSYPIHIYGAVIAGAQVRSVPLIPGVDFFAELERAIRESIPKPKMMILGFPSNPTAQCVELDFFERVVALAKQYDVLVIHDLAYADIVYDGWKAPSIMQVPGAKDIAVEFFTLSKSYNMAGWRIGFMVGNKELVNALARIKSYHDYGTFTPLQVAAIAALEGDQQCVRDIAEQYRQRRNLLVKGLHELGWMVENPKASMYVWAKIPAQYAHLGSLEFAKKLLLEAKVCVSPGIGFGDYGDDHVRFALIENQDRIRQAIRGIKSMFRADGLHANKTTVDSE; from the coding sequence ATGACTGACTCACGTCCGCCGCGCCGCTTTGCGCGCATCGATCGACTCCCCCCTTATGTTTTCAACATTACTGCCGAGCTGAAGATGGCCGCGCGTCGCCGCGGTGAAGACATCATCGACTTCAGCATGGGTAACCCGGATGGCCCCACGCCGCCGCATATTGTCGAAAAACTGGTGCAAGTCGCCCAGCGTGAAGACACTCACGGTTACTCAACGTCGCGCGGCATTCCGCGCCTGCGCAGGGCTATTTCGCGCTGGTACAAAGACCGCTACGAAGTCGAGATCGATCCGGAAAACGAAGCCATTGTCACCATCGGCTCCAAAGAAGGCCTGGCACACCTGATGCTGGCCACCCTGGACCATGGCGACACCGTGCTTGTGCCCAACCCCAGCTACCCCATCCATATCTACGGCGCGGTGATTGCCGGCGCCCAAGTGCGCTCGGTGCCGCTGATTCCAGGCGTGGACTTCTTTGCCGAGCTGGAGCGGGCGATCCGCGAGTCGATCCCCAAGCCAAAAATGATGATCCTCGGCTTCCCCTCCAACCCCACCGCACAATGCGTGGAGCTGGACTTCTTCGAGCGCGTGGTGGCCCTGGCCAAGCAATATGACGTGCTGGTGATTCACGACCTGGCCTACGCCGATATCGTCTACGACGGCTGGAAAGCCCCGTCGATCATGCAGGTGCCAGGCGCCAAAGATATTGCCGTGGAGTTCTTCACCCTGTCCAAAAGCTACAACATGGCCGGTTGGCGCATTGGCTTTATGGTCGGCAACAAGGAACTGGTCAACGCGCTGGCGCGGATCAAGAGCTACCACGACTACGGCACCTTCACCCCGCTGCAGGTAGCCGCCATCGCGGCGCTGGAAGGCGACCAGCAATGCGTGCGCGACATTGCCGAGCAATACCGCCAACGCCGTAACTTGCTGGTCAAGGGCCTGCATGAGCTGGGCTGGATGGTGGAGAACCCGAAGGCCTCGATGTATGTCTGGGCCAAGATCCCTGCACAATACGCCCATCTTGGCTCGCTGGAATTTGCCAAAAAGCTGCTATTGGAGGCTAAGGTTTGCGTTTCCCCTGGCATCGGCTTCGGTGATTACGGCGATGACCACGTGCGCTTTGCCCTGATCGAAAATCAGGACCGAATCCGTCAGGCCATTCGTGGCATCAAGTCGATGTTCCGCGCCGATGGTCTGCATGCCAACAAGACCACGGTCGACAGCGAGTAA
- a CDS encoding ANTAR domain-containing response regulator: MLRILLINDTPKKVGRLKAALIEAGFEVIDESGLTIDLPERVEAVRPDVILIDTESPSRDVMEQVVLVSRDQPRPIVMFTDEHDPGVMRQAIQSGVSAYIVEGIHAQRLQPILDVAMARFESDQALRAQLQARDAQLAERKRIELAKGLLMKMKSCDEEQAYTLMRRQAMSRQQKLSQVAEQIIAMHDMLGG, encoded by the coding sequence ATGCTGCGCATTCTGCTGATCAATGACACACCCAAAAAAGTTGGACGCCTCAAAGCGGCACTGATTGAGGCCGGCTTTGAGGTGATTGATGAGTCCGGCCTGACTATCGACTTGCCCGAGCGCGTCGAAGCGGTTCGCCCTGACGTGATTCTGATCGACACCGAGTCGCCCAGCCGCGATGTGATGGAGCAGGTGGTACTGGTCAGCCGCGACCAACCGCGACCTATCGTCATGTTCACCGACGAACACGACCCTGGCGTCATGCGTCAGGCGATCCAAAGCGGCGTCAGCGCGTACATCGTTGAGGGCATCCATGCCCAGCGCCTACAGCCGATCCTTGATGTCGCCATGGCGCGCTTTGAGAGCGATCAGGCGCTCCGCGCGCAGCTACAGGCACGCGATGCTCAGTTAGCCGAACGCAAACGCATCGAGCTGGCCAAGGGACTGCTGATGAAGATGAAAAGCTGCGACGAGGAGCAGGCCTACACCCTAATGCGCCGCCAAGCCATGAGCCGCCAGCAAAAGCTCTCGCAAGTGGCTGAGCAAATCATCGCCATGCACGACATGCTCGGCGGTTAA
- a CDS encoding CmpA/NrtA family ABC transporter substrate-binding protein — protein sequence MNEHDISRSTAPEKPVLNIGFMALTDAASVIVAATQGFAEKHGLTLNLQRQASWATLRDKLLSGELDAAHSLYGLIYGVQLGLGGAPSTDMAVLMGLNQNGQSINLSPALQTAGVNTGSALAQRAHQSGAKLTFAQTFPTGTHAMWLNYWLASQGIHPLTDVDSVVVPPPQMLAHLKARRIDGFCVGEPWSAQAVDEQMGCTLTTSQAIWPDHPEKVLGCTREFAAQHPNSARALIMAVLEASRFIDESEENQRSTAQLLSGSEYVDAPLSAIQPRFLGQYQDGLGHAWQDVHPLRFHAGGAVNQPYLSDGMWFMTQFRRWGLLRDDPDYLAVARQVQQLELYRQAAEALGIDVPSEMRSSQLLDGQVWDGNDPAGYARSFALHALADGPISAQQESR from the coding sequence ATGAATGAGCACGACATCAGCCGCAGCACTGCCCCGGAAAAACCGGTACTGAATATCGGCTTTATGGCCCTCACCGACGCTGCCTCCGTTATCGTAGCCGCCACCCAGGGCTTCGCTGAAAAGCATGGCCTGACCCTCAACCTGCAGCGTCAGGCCTCCTGGGCCACCTTGCGTGACAAATTGCTGAGCGGTGAGCTGGATGCAGCTCATAGCCTCTACGGACTGATCTATGGTGTGCAACTGGGACTCGGTGGTGCGCCCAGCACGGATATGGCCGTACTCATGGGCCTTAACCAGAATGGCCAGAGCATCAACCTCTCGCCCGCGCTACAAACCGCTGGCGTGAACACTGGCAGCGCACTGGCGCAGCGCGCGCACCAATCAGGTGCAAAATTAACCTTCGCCCAAACCTTCCCCACCGGCACCCATGCCATGTGGTTGAACTACTGGTTGGCCAGTCAGGGCATTCACCCGCTTACCGATGTCGACAGCGTCGTCGTACCGCCACCGCAGATGCTCGCTCACCTCAAGGCTCGGCGCATCGATGGTTTTTGTGTGGGCGAGCCCTGGAGTGCTCAGGCGGTGGATGAACAGATGGGCTGCACCCTAACCACCAGCCAAGCGATCTGGCCGGATCATCCGGAAAAAGTCTTGGGCTGCACCCGCGAATTTGCCGCACAGCACCCTAACAGCGCCCGCGCACTGATCATGGCCGTACTGGAAGCCAGTCGGTTTATTGATGAGAGTGAAGAGAACCAACGTAGCACCGCGCAACTGCTCAGTGGCAGCGAGTATGTCGACGCCCCACTCTCGGCCATCCAGCCGCGCTTTCTCGGCCAGTACCAGGACGGCCTCGGTCATGCCTGGCAAGACGTCCATCCATTACGTTTTCACGCAGGTGGAGCGGTTAACCAACCCTATCTGTCCGACGGCATGTGGTTTATGACCCAGTTTCGCCGCTGGGGCTTGCTGCGCGACGACCCGGACTACCTGGCCGTTGCCCGCCAAGTGCAACAACTCGAGCTTTATCGACAGGCTGCCGAGGCTCTCGGCATCGACGTACCAAGCGAGATGCGCAGCAGCCAATTGCTCGATGGCCAGGTATGGGACGGCAACGACCCGGCCGGCTATGCCCGCAGCTTTGCCCTGCACGCGCTGGCTGATGGCCCGATCAGCGCCCAGCAGGAGAGTCGCTAA
- a CDS encoding YgdI/YgdR family lipoprotein: MKHWIIAALCVFSLAGCSSEYIISTTDGQLLTSDGKPKLDKGTGMIEFTDSEGRKQQIPQSSVKQMLER; the protein is encoded by the coding sequence ATGAAGCACTGGATTATTGCCGCACTCTGCGTATTCAGCCTGGCCGGCTGCAGCAGTGAATACATCATCAGCACCACCGACGGGCAGTTACTGACCAGTGATGGCAAGCCGAAACTGGACAAAGGCACTGGCATGATCGAGTTCACCGACAGCGAGGGCCGTAAACAACAAATCCCACAAAGTTCGGTCAAGCAGATGCTAGAACGCTAA
- the acnB gene encoding bifunctional aconitate hydratase 2/2-methylisocitrate dehydratase translates to MLEAYRKHVAERAAQGIVPQPLNAEQTAGLIELLKTPPAGEEAFLLDLITNRVPPGVDEAAYVKAGFLSAIAKGEATSPLISKQHAVELLGTMQGGYNIATMVELLDDSELAGVTAEQLKHTLLMFDAFHDVAEKAKNGNAHAKGVLQSWADGEWFKNRPTLADKISLRVFKVTGETNTDDLSPAPDAWSRPDIPLHALAMLKMARDGIVPDEQGVTGPMKQIETMRGEGFPIAYVGDVVGTGSSRKSATNSVLWFFGDDIPNVPNKRAGGFCFGSKIAPIFYNTMEDAGALPIEFDVSNMHMGDVIDLYPHAGKVCKHGTDEVLTTFEMKTPVLLDEVRAGGRIPLIIGRGLTEKARAELGLGPTNLFKLPEPPATSTKGFTLAQKMVGKACGLAEGQGVRPGTYCEPKMTTVGSQDTTGPMTRDELKDLACLGFSADLVMQSFCHTAAYPKPIDVTTHHTLPDFIRTRGGVSLRPGDGIIHSWLNRMLLPDTVGTGGDSHTRFPMGISFPAGSGLVAFAAATGVMPLDMPESILVRFKGTLQPGITLRDLVHAIPYVAIQKGLLTVEKKGKINAFSGRILEIEGLDELTVEQAFELSDASAERSAAGCTIKLPEKAIAEYLRSNITLLRWMISEGYGDARTMERRAQAMEAWLADPKLMEADKDAEYAEIIEIDLADINEPVLCAPNDPDDARLLSSVAGEKIDEVFIGSCMTNIGHFRAAGKLLEKVEGSLPTRLWLSPPTKMDQHQLTEEGYYGIYGKAGARLEMPGCSLCMGNQARVEANSTVVSTSTRNFPNRLGDGANVYLASAELASVAAITGKLPTVEEYMVYAKEIDTMAADVYRYLSFDQIAEFREAAANANIPVVQA, encoded by the coding sequence GCCTACGTCAAAGCCGGTTTTCTCTCTGCCATTGCCAAAGGCGAAGCCACCTCCCCGCTGATCAGCAAGCAACACGCTGTTGAGCTGCTGGGCACCATGCAAGGCGGTTACAACATCGCCACCATGGTTGAGCTGCTTGATGACAGCGAACTGGCTGGCGTGACTGCCGAGCAACTGAAGCACACCCTGCTGATGTTCGACGCCTTCCACGACGTCGCCGAGAAAGCCAAAAATGGTAACGCTCACGCCAAAGGCGTGCTGCAGTCCTGGGCTGACGGCGAGTGGTTCAAGAACCGCCCAACCCTGGCCGACAAGATCAGCCTGCGCGTGTTCAAGGTCACCGGCGAAACCAACACCGACGACCTGTCCCCGGCTCCAGACGCCTGGTCGCGCCCGGACATCCCGCTGCACGCCCTGGCCATGCTGAAAATGGCCCGCGACGGCATCGTGCCGGACGAGCAAGGCGTAACCGGCCCGATGAAGCAAATCGAAACCATGCGCGGCGAAGGTTTCCCTATCGCTTACGTGGGTGACGTGGTCGGTACTGGTTCTTCGCGTAAATCCGCCACCAACTCGGTGCTGTGGTTCTTCGGCGACGACATCCCGAACGTGCCGAACAAGCGCGCTGGCGGCTTCTGCTTCGGCAGCAAGATCGCACCGATCTTCTACAACACCATGGAAGACGCCGGCGCTCTGCCGATCGAATTCGACGTGTCGAACATGCACATGGGCGACGTGATCGACCTGTACCCGCATGCTGGCAAAGTCTGCAAGCACGGTACTGATGAAGTCCTGACCACCTTCGAAATGAAGACCCCGGTCCTGCTCGACGAAGTGCGCGCTGGCGGCCGTATCCCACTGATCATCGGCCGCGGTTTGACCGAGAAAGCCCGTGCCGAGCTGGGCCTGGGCCCAACCAACCTGTTCAAGCTGCCTGAGCCACCAGCCACCAGCACCAAGGGTTTCACCCTGGCGCAGAAGATGGTCGGCAAGGCGTGCGGTCTGGCTGAAGGTCAAGGCGTACGCCCTGGCACTTACTGCGAACCGAAGATGACCACCGTCGGCTCCCAGGACACTACTGGCCCGATGACCCGTGATGAGCTGAAAGACCTGGCTTGCCTGGGCTTCTCCGCCGACCTGGTCATGCAGTCGTTCTGCCACACCGCGGCGTATCCAAAGCCAATCGACGTGACCACTCACCACACCCTGCCGGATTTCATCCGCACCCGTGGTGGCGTATCCCTGCGTCCAGGCGACGGCATCATCCACAGCTGGCTGAACCGTATGCTGCTGCCGGACACCGTCGGTACCGGTGGTGACTCGCACACCCGCTTCCCGATGGGCATCTCCTTCCCAGCCGGCTCCGGCCTGGTCGCGTTCGCTGCGGCTACCGGTGTTATGCCACTGGACATGCCAGAGTCCATCCTGGTGCGCTTCAAAGGCACGCTGCAGCCCGGCATCACCCTGCGTGACCTGGTGCATGCCATCCCTTATGTGGCCATTCAGAAAGGCCTGCTGACTGTCGAGAAGAAAGGCAAGATCAACGCCTTCTCGGGTCGCATCCTTGAGATCGAAGGCCTGGACGAGCTGACTGTCGAGCAAGCGTTCGAGTTGTCCGACGCCTCGGCCGAGCGCTCGGCTGCTGGTTGCACCATCAAGCTGCCGGAAAAAGCCATCGCCGAGTACCTGCGTTCGAACATCACCCTGCTGCGCTGGATGATCAGCGAAGGCTACGGCGATGCACGCACCATGGAACGTCGCGCCCAAGCGATGGAAGCCTGGTTGGCTGATCCTAAGCTGATGGAAGCTGACAAGGACGCTGAGTACGCCGAGATCATCGAAATCGATCTGGCCGACATCAACGAGCCGGTCCTCTGCGCACCGAACGACCCAGACGATGCGCGTCTGCTGTCGAGCGTTGCCGGAGAGAAGATCGACGAAGTGTTTATCGGTTCGTGCATGACCAACATCGGTCACTTCCGCGCTGCCGGTAAGCTGTTGGAAAAAGTCGAAGGCTCCCTGCCGACTCGCCTGTGGCTGTCGCCGCCGACCAAAATGGACCAGCATCAGCTGACCGAGGAAGGCTACTACGGCATCTACGGCAAAGCTGGCGCACGTTTGGAAATGCCAGGTTGCTCGCTGTGCATGGGTAACCAGGCGCGCGTTGAGGCCAACTCCACTGTGGTATCGACCTCGACCCGTAACTTCCCTAACCGTCTGGGCGATGGTGCCAACGTCTACCTGGCTTCGGCCGAGTTGGCTTCGGTAGCAGCCATTACTGGCAAGCTGCCGACCGTTGAGGAATACATGGTCTACGCGAAGGAAATCGACACCATGGCAGCGGACGTTTACCGCTACCTGAGCTTCGATCAGATCGCCGAGTTCCGTGAAGCCGCTGCGAACGCCAACATCCCGGTCGTTCAAGCCTAA